Below is a window of Flavobacterium sp. CFS9 DNA.
ATTTTCAATTGTTAATTTTACCACTCCATAAGAACTCAAAGGATAGCAAATTTCATTTTCAGAAATTAACTCCAAATTTTTCTCCCCATAAACAGCACCTCCAGAAGATAGATATACAATATTTTTACAATCAAAATCTTTCATCACATCTAACAATCCTATCGTCGCAATCAAATTACCATTAATATCTCCTATTATATTACTTCCTGATGATAATGGAGTTGTTGAAGTTGCACAATGAAAAACTTTTGTGAAATTCCATTTAGAAAACAAACTAATCAATCTATTTTTATCAGCATAATCACCTGTCACATATTCTACCCTGTCTTCAGAATTATTTTGATAACTTCGTGATAAGACAACAATTTTATAATCTAAAAACTGTTTATTTTTTAAAATATAATCTACTATATTTTTTCCTATAAATCCAGTGCCCCCAAGTAGTAGAATAGTTTCTTTAAATTGCATATAGTCGCTTATAAATTTTATTCAACACAATCCCATAAGTTTCTGGGCTATAGTCAACATATGTTTCTTTTGCATTAATCCCCATTTGATTTCTCAATTCTTTATCATTATACAAACGAAGAATTTCGATACCTAAATTGTGTGCAAAGGTTTCTATTTCATTTTTTATCAAGATACCATTAAAATTAGATTTTATAACTTGAGAAATACCGGCAAAATCTGTAGAAATAATTGCTTTTCCATATCCCAAAGCTGACAATATTACTAATGGCATATCCTCATCTTTTATTGAAGGTAATACAAATAAATCACTGGCCATAATAAAATCTTCGCTATTAGTGCGATAACCTAACAAAAAGATATTTGATGTTAATCCTAAATCATTAATATAATTCCTTAAAAACTCTTCATCTTCTCCATTTCCTATAAAAGCACAAAAGACTTTTTCTTTTGAAAGTAATTTTTTATCAAATAATTCTTTCAATGCTTCTACTAAATATTTTTGACCTTTTCTTTCAGATAAAAATGCAACCTCAACAATCAAGAAACTATCTTGAGGAATTTTAATTAATTCAAAAATTTCTGCTTTGTTCAATTTTGCATTTGGTAACGGTACACAATTATTTACTACCAATATTTTATCCGAATCAAAATTTCTTTTTTCAATTAATTGTTGTTTGGCTTTATATGATGCGTTTATAAAAAAAACAACATTTTTATTTATAAACGCATCATAGATCTTTTCTAAAAAAGTTTTACGCTTTCTTGCCTGATTATTAACCTGATAAATAACTTTTGTTCGAACTGTCAAATAATTAGCAACAACCATAATATTACAGCTTTTTGCAGCAGGATATCCTCCATTATTAACGTGAATAATTTCAGGCTTTACTTTTAATAGAAAATGCATTAATCTAATCAAATTCCATATAAAATAGAGTCCTACTTTTTCGATTAAATAAAATGGTATTTTAATTAGTTTTCGTACAAAGCCATTTTTAACAACATCATTTATCTTAAGAAATAAAGTTTCATTAGAAAGTAAAAATAGAGGATAATTATATTTGCGATCTAAAATATTTTCATTTCGAAGTCCTTCCTCATAATCTTTATGTTTTCTATAAGCAAATAATAATGTATTATTTTTATTCAAAAAATCATTTTTCAATAAGAATATCATTAATCGTTCACTTCCACCATAAACGTAACAATCACTAAAAATTAATATTTTCATAGTTTACCTTCCCAACCAATAGTTTTAAATATTTGCATTCTAAAATTTCGGGAACTAAAGAATTGAATTATAAATGCCATTATAATCAAACATCCCATAACTAAAGCCACGATTAATAAATTCATTTTTGATTTTTCGTGTGGCAAATAACTTCTAATAAAAAAAGCAGTCATAATTAAAATTAAAACCGGTAAAAACATTGGAACAAAAATTTTCTTAATTGCTGTAAGTAAATCTAATTCCAAGTAGATGATCATTAACCTTAACAAAAATAAAGCTGATACCAAAAAAGCAACCAATTTAAAAATTGCAAATGATTTAACTCCTAAAAAATTAACTGTAAAAACAATGCCAGTCCAAAAAACAAAAGGAAGTAACGCATTTACAAAATACAATACTTTTTGCTTTTCTTTGGCAATTAACATTGAATTAGTCGGATATGTCACAAATGCAAATATGTTGCATAATACTAAGCATTGTACGACTTCTATTGATTGTAAATAATCATTCCCAACCCAGGTAAGCACAATAGAACTTGATAAAATTGCTATTACAAGTATCGGAAAAACAACAACTGGGGCTAAAATTGATACAATTTGGAGGTAAAAAGATTTTAATGCATTTTCATCACCAATACCGACAAAATGATTAAAACGCACATTAAAAGGAGAAAAAAGAATTCCTAATATACTTCTAAAAAATGATAAAACAGTTAATCCTATTGCATAAATTGCTACTTGATTAGCTCCTAAAATTTTACCAATTGCAACAGAGTCAAGCTCATAATACAATATCCATGATATGGTTATAAACAAACTGGCAAAAGCTAAACCTTTTGTTTTTTTAAAAATTTCTTTGCTAAAACGTATCGAATAAAATAAAAACTTAAAATTATAATTGTATTTTTTTTTAGCAATATACAATGCGATTACTGTGATTACGAAATTGACAACCTGCGTAAATAAAAAATATCCAACAATATCATAATTGCCCTTTTTAAAAAACCATAAAACGGAAATAATTTTTATTATACTTCCTAAAATATTTGTTCGCTGAACAATAAAATCCTCCATCCGAATACCAAAAATCATTTGTAATAGACGTTGAAGTAAAGTTGTAGGTGTAAAAATTGCTAATATTAATAGCAATAAAGATGCTATCTTATGTTGCGTAGCAGTATTAATTCCTTTTACTAAAATCTCTGGTTGTTGACTGAGTATAAAAAATCCAACTGAAAATAAACCTAAAAAAATAAGTAAAATAAAAATAGAAAAACCAATAACTTTAATTTCATTAGCTTCATCTCCTTTAGCAAAATATTCTGCTGCATATTTTTGTCCGGCTCCCATAAATCCTAAATCTGCATAAGCAAGAAATATCGAAAAAGAGATACAAACGGAATAAATACCATAAATTGTAGGCTCAGACGTTAAATATGGAACAACAATAAACATCGACAGAAAATTTAAAACAAGTGAAACTCCCTGCCAAAAATAAATTTTAATGTAATTTTTTGTATAAGTATTTTGCACGTTTCTATTTTGTTTTTGTCTTTAATAAGTTTAGAACAGCATCCGTTTTAAATTCTTTACTGATGTAGTCATTCAAAATAGTTAAATCTACAAATACTTTTTTTGTTAATATTTCTTCTAGTTCTTCTTCTGATCTTGCTACAGGAACTTTCTTTTCACTTCTGTCAAATGGTGCGACTGGATAAAATCCATCAATTAAAGTATCCTCAATTAGTGGCTCATATACTACATAATTAACCCCTTCAATTAATGCTTCTAAAAAAGTAGTCGAGGTTCCGCCAATTACTAAACTTGAATTAGTTAATGATGTCTTTAAATCATCCGTATCAAAAACAAAAAAATCTTTTTCGATATATTTATGATACCAATCAATATTTTCACTCGGATGTGGTCTTAATCGTACTTTCTTCACGCCCAATTTCTCTAAGACTTTTTTAATTGATAACAGATAATAAATAAGATTACTACGATCTCCCACTATCAAACTATCACTAAACTGAGATCCGTTAAGCGATTTAGTAATAATAAGTATATTATCCAGTTCAAATCTTAAATTTTGGTCTAATGACAGACTGCTATATTTAGGATGTCCGTTTACAATAATTTTATCTGGATTTAGTCCTGCTTTTACAAAATTTTTTTTTATACTTTCTCCCCAGACTACTAAATAATCTGTTCTATTATAATCAATATCATTATAAATACCTGGTAGTCCATGTATGAAGTTAAAGGTTGGAAGATTTAATTCTTTAAAGACGTCTATTGCCATTTTTTCAAAGAATCCAATATCTTGTGGCAAAAAAAGCGCTTTAATATTATGCCTAACAACATATTCTTTAAAATCAAACTTATATCTTTTTGCTAATGAAATAAAATCTGGTTTTAGCAAATCTTTAAAATCACCTGCCAACTTATGATTTAACTCAAAAGTTTGCTTAAAAAATGAATATTCAAAATACTTTTGATTTTTACCAAATATCCAAGGTGGAGTAATAAGTAAATATTCATTTAGTTCTGAATTATTATTTAAATTAAAATATGCTGAAGATAAGATAACATCAATGTCTGTTTTCTTTTTAAAACAGGAAAATAAAAATGCATATATCTTGATTCCAAAATTGAATAACTTATCTTTTATTCTTTTTTTTAAATCTCTTTCATATTCATTTGGACTTTTAAACTGTGCCCCATATGAATATATCCTGTTATTTAGATTAAAGTGCAAATAATCAAAAAAGAGTTGATCATTCGCTTTTTCTTTATGTTCTTCATTCAAAAAATTCAACAATAAATTTCTTTTCATTGATCTATCTATCTTTAATTTTTTTTGCAGGTACTCCTATCATTATTGAATTATCCTGCACATCTTTTGTAACGACACTTCCCGCTGCAATAACAGATCCATTTGCAATTTTTACTCCTGGCAAAATCACACAATTTGCTCCAATCCAAACATCATCACCAATAAAAACATCTGTTCTGGTTTCATCCCAGCCTTGTCCATTAATATTTTCACCTTTTTTAATATTATGATTTGATGCAACAATTGTTACAAATTGCGAAATCAGGCAATTATTTCCAATTGTTATTTCTCCTCCCGCAGCCCTAATATTGTTAAACTCTCCAATTGAAGTATTTTTACCTATTTTCAGTAGTCCCTTTTTACTAGAATGCCCAGAATTAATGGCATAAATAACAGTGAATGCTCCAATTACAACATCATTTGAAATATTTAAATTCTCTTTATTGTAATACAATTTAACTGTATTATCGATTATTATATTCTTTTTGCTTAAGGCTCTATACTTAAAAATAAAAAATAAAATTTTATGATAAATTGATCCCAAAATATTTTTAATAACCTTCATAATTGGTTTAAATTCTTAATCTATATTCTTATTATTCAATCTTTCACCTTTTGTCAAATCTACATTAATTACTTTCCCCAAAATATCGTTAAAATACTTAGGATGTAAGCCAAAACCAGGTCTAATGGATCGAACATTTTCCTCTGTTATTACGTCTCCAACTTTCATATCTTCCACAACATATAACGATCTTGAAAAATCTTTTCCTTTTGCCTGTTTTTCTGTTAAAGTGTAATCTACTACACCTATAGCACTTTCAGCTTCTCGAACTGCTTTTACCATTTCTGTAAATTCTTCTTCGTTCATAGAAAATGAAGCATCTGGTCCACCAATTGCTCTGTCTAAAATAAAATGTTTTTCTATAATTTTTGCACCAAAACAGGTTGCAACAATAGGAACTGTAACTCCCATAGTATGGTCAGATAATCCGCTTATAACTCCATATCTTTCAGATAAATCTTTTACCATACACATATTTGCCTCATTTATTGGAGCTGGATAACTTGACGTACATTTTAACAATGCCAAATCATTATTCCCCATTCTTCGACATGCCTCTAAAGCTAATTCGATATCCTCTTGCTCAGCAATACCTGTAGAAAGAATAATAGGTTTTCCTTTCGAAGCAACATACTCAATCAAAGGTATATCTGTAATTTCAAATGAAGCAATTTTATATGCGGGAACGTTCAACTCTTCAAGAAAATCAACAGCCGTTTTATCAAATGGCGAAGAAAAACAAATCAATCCTTGTTTTTCGGCTTCAAGAAACAATTCTTTATGCCATTCCCATGGAGTATATGCCTCTTGGTAAAGTTTATGCAAATTTTGACCATCCCATATCGTACCTTTAATTATAAAATCATCTTTATCACAATCTATAGTCATTGTCTCAGCCGTATATGTTTGCAGCTTTATACAGTTCGCACCTGCACGCTTTGCTGCTCTAATAGTTTCTAATGCTGTTTCAAGACTACCATTATGATTTGCAGATAATTCAGCAATTATAAAAACTGGTGATTCACTATTTATTTCTATATTTCCTAATTTCATTTTCTAATTAATTTATTGATCTTACTAAACAAAAGGCTTCTGCGAAATTAGTCCCAATTGTAATTCCCCATCTTTGAGCTTGAATTTTCAATGCTTCTGGAGAACGAGGATGAGGATATTCTCGACGTTCAAATTCATAGCTTTCCATCCCCTTAATCTTTGCATTCAAATCACTTTCTGATACACTAAAAAATAAATTTGGCAAAAACTGACGTGGATCAGTTGGCGATCTCCACTCAGTACCAGAAGGAGTTTCAAAAGTTATAATAGTCTTAACTTTTTCGTCTTTCATTGGTCTACAAGCTGTAATTATAGACTCAAAAGTTCGCTGATGATCCACATTTACATCTCCTCCATGATGAGTAAAAATTACTTCTGGATTGAATTGTTTTTTCTCTTTTTCAACAGTCTTAATAATATCTAATAACGCTACTGAATCAAATCGATTATCAGGAAAATCATAAATACTAGTACTATGATAACCTATGGCCAATTGTGCTTTTTTTATATTATCTCTGTGAATTGCAAGTTCCCTTTCCCATGCTTTAATATCTCTACTATCCGCACGAGATGTTATTCCTTCTCCAAGAATAACGACATGAGTCTGTACATTATATTCATTTATTAATTTGTGAAATGTGGCACCCAATCCTAATAATTCATCATCAGGATGGGCAACAACAATCATTATTTTTTTATTTCTTAAAAATTCTAACATTGGCAGTAATTATTTTTTCAGTTTCATTAAAAATAGCTTTATCAAATTCAAACTTTAAACTGTCATTTTCAATAAAGGCTTTTGGATAACCTTCACAATCCAACATCCTTATATAATCATAAGTTTCTTCTAGGCTTGTCAATTCAATTATATTACTATCTTCTGGCTTTCTTCTTGTGAATTCTGTAACTTCACCAAATTGAGGGGTTGCAATTAGCTCCTTTTGTATAATATCAAAAATCATTTCCCTTATTATTAGAGAAGCTCTGGAAAATATTTCTTCAGCAGTCCCGTATAATTCAAGCGATTCTTTTAGATAAATATCTCCAGTGTCAAGGCCTTCTTCAACTCTTAAAGCTGATATTTTTGTTGATTTGTATCCTCTAACAATCAAATTTTGCAAAGGACTACCTCCTCTTCCGAAGGGTAAATCAGTCATATGAAATACTATACATTCATATTTCTCGTAAATTTCTTTTGGAATAATATGCGACCAGTGAGGAATAAAAATTTTAGATGGTTTAAATTTTTCTAAATTATCTAAATTAAAATCGCTTTTTGAATCAATCAATAACCAATTTTCATTATTAAATGACTTTTTTAGATCATTAAAAAGATCTTTATGCCAGCTTTTTTCTGACAGAACAATATAGTTATTCATAATCTCTTTTAATTTTAGTACTCAAAAAATAAAAAATCTTCATTATCTGATTTCAAAGTTTTGAATCCTAAATGAGTAAAAACTTTCGCAGAAGGGTAATTTTCTTTTTTTACTGTGGCTTTAAATTTAAAATTAAATTTATTCAAAAGATGTTTGACAATTTCTTTTCCCAAACCTTGACCTCTATAAATATGATCAATCGAATAATCAATTTGCCACTGTGAACCAACTTTATCAATTCTAATTTGTCCAAAACATTTATTCTTATTACTTAGTATAAATATTTTTGTTTCTGAATCATTTATCTTTTTTTTAAACCAAGCTAAATGATTTTCCCAGATAATTTGGTCTTGTACAATAGAGTTCTTACGAACATCTTGATCATTGGCCCAAATAAATAACAATTCAACATCATCTTCATTAGCCTCTCTTAAAAACAATTCATCTTTAACTATACTACTATCGAATTTACTATGTATAACGACATCAATAAAACCACCATCAAAAAAGCAATGTTCTGTCAAAACTGCCTCTTTCTTATACCCCTTATCTTCAAGCATTTCATATAAATGAGGTCTTAGGTCAAATGCATAAGTATATATCTTATGAAGGTTTATTTCATTAAAAGCAAAAGTTTCAATTAACCCTAAATAAATGCTCCAATATCTTTTAAAATTATTCTTTTGTAATTCGGTATTCATTACAAAAGAGATTTCAGCATTTTTATCATTCCAATTAATATGGACCAATCCTCCATAACCAATGCAAATCTCATTCTCCAAAAAAGAAAACAAAATTTGATCTGGTTTACTTTGATCAAAAAGCTTTGCAACTATATTTTCAAAATAATAATTTTGATCATCAATAGTTAACAGTTTAACTTGACGCAAATGATAGATTTGTTCATTACGCCACTTCATAATGTCCATACGATCCTCAAACCGAATCGGAACAATCGAATAATTATCGTCTGAAAATATTTGTTTCTGAAATGCCTTATATGAATTCATCTTTATCATTTAATTCAATCTTTTAAAGCCACCATGGCATACGGGGCCGTTTAAAAGATCTTGAATTTTCAAATCTCCTTTCTCACACTTTGATATTGAACTATACACTTCATCAAGAGCATTAAAATAGGATTCTAAATGAGCCTCTGTTTGTGCTGTTGATGCATAAAAGTTAGTACTTGCTAAAAATCCTTTATCCAACATTTCCTGAGCAATAAATGTTTTATAGGAAAGAGCATCAGGGCTATTAAAGCTGTAAGTACTCAAAGCTGGAATTCCAGAAATAGAAATGTTTAATTTATATGAATCGGCCAATCTCTGCCAACCGTTACGCATTTTATTCCCAGTTGCTGTAATGATTTCCCAAGATTTTACTTCTTCCATCACTTTTAACGTAGCTAAGGCTGCTGTTGATCCAATTCTTTCAGTCCAAAATGTACTACTAATAAAAGTATTTTGGGCAGCTTCCATAACTTCTCTTTTACCTACAACAGCAGTTAGAGCATATCCGTTTCCAATTGTTTTTCCATACATTGCAATATCAGGTTCAACTCCAAATTTTTGATAAATTCCCCCAAAAGTTTCCCTAAATCCAGAGGTACATTCATCAAAGATTAAAACAATATTTCTTTCTGTTGCAAGATTTCTAACTTTCTGTAAAAAATTATCTTCTGGTCCAAAATTTCTGAGAACTTCCATTTTGATTACACCAATTTCATTGTTATTAACTATTGAAAGTAATTCCTCGAAATTGTTATAATTAAATGGATAAACAGTATCTTTTAAATTTTTCGGCACTCCTTTAGGGCTTAAACCTGCAAGCAAATGTCCAGATAAATCATCACCACCATCATTATGATTTGCTGACAAATACCAATCATGCCATCCGTGGTAACCACAAATAGCTACTTTATCTTTACCAGAAGCTGCACGAGCTATACGAATTGCTATTGAATTTGCTTCACCACCACTCCTAGCAAAACGGACCATATCAGCCCATGGATTTAATTCAACTAATTTTTCAGCTAAATAAACTTCCTCAGGACAATTAAGAGTCGTCATGTTTCCTTTTTTTACAGTTTCCAAAACGGCATTATCAACTTCATCATTACCATATCCAAGTGTATTGGTTCCAATACCCATTATTGACATATCTAAAAGTTCTTTTCCGTCTAAATCCCATATTTTACAACCTTTTGCTTTTGAAAAATAAGATGGCCATAAATCTGGTAAAAACATTTCCGGTCTTTTAGATAACAACATTGTACCACCTGGTATTAATGTTTTAGCTTTCTTATATAATTCTTGTCCTGTTCCCATTATATATCTTTTTTTAATGACTTTAATAATCCTTCGTTTCTTATAATTTCACCATTTATTCTGGTCAAATCATTTTCAATAATGTAATTCGTATATTCACTCCAAGATTTATCTGTGCCTAATTCCTTTACAAGTATTTCAATTAAATCAAAATCTCTCTTTTCATCAACAGTCATTCTAATATTAGAAAAATCTGAATTACAAGCATAATTAATAGACGAAAATAAATGTCCACCATTAAAATCTGAGTTATTTCTAATATAAGGTGTAACATGTTCTCTTTCAGAAAGCAATTTAGCTTCTTTCCATGCTTTTTCTAATGCTGAAAATTTAAATACTTCTATATCCTGTCCATCTGGAAAATTTTCTATTAAAATATTTGAACCATAGTCTTTATCATTTTCTTGCACAAATGATATCACTTTATCAACCAAATTTGGATCTATAAGTGGACAGTCCGATGTTACACGCACAATCCAATCAGGTTTATCAATCTTTACTGACTGATAAAATCTATCTAGTACATCAGATTCAGACCCTCTAAAGGATTCATATCCCCATTCTCTGGCTTTATTGTAAATTATAGCATCCGCATCAACAATAGTTGTAGCAACAATTATTTTAGAAACTTTAGAGCTTTTTTTTAATCTATCCAGGTGAATTTGAAGTAATGATTCCCCATTTATTTCCTTTAACACTTTTCCAGGCAGTCTTGTACTTCCTAATCTAGCCTGTGTAATTAATATTGTTTTTATTTCCATAAGGATGGATTTAGCAAATCTAAATCTTTAACTTTTATAGCATTGATTTTATCTAAAAGATCTTGATTCAGATTATAATTTAGAGCATTTAAATTATCTGTAAGTTGTTCTGGAGAATCTACTCCAATTAAAACTTCATCAATTAATTTATTATTTAGACAATAGCTTAACGCTAGACTGGAAAGATTAATATTTTCAAGTTTAGCAAAATCTTTAATAGCAAGTAATTCTGATGATAGTTTTTGAGAGATAATGTTATCAAAGTTTTCTTTAAAAAATAATCCTTGCAAAAAAGCAGATCTTGTATGAATTATTTTTCCTTTTTTCTTTAAAGCTTCCATTACTCCACCACGTATTGAAGTATTATCGAGTAAATTAAATGGCATCTGTACAACTGTTATGCTATCATCTGACAATAATGATTCTATTTGTTCATTTGTATAAACAGAGACTCCGATATGATTAATAATTCCAATCTTTTTAAATTCATTTAAAACCGAAATACATTCTTTATTATTTAAGTATGACTCAAACGAATGAAACATTAAAACATCTAAAAATTTTACGTGTAATTCCTCCAAATAAGTGTTTACTTTATATTCAATATCTTTAATATCACCGTGAGGAATCTTAGTAATGATATTAAATATTAAATTGGGGTTTAATTTATGAAAATCGCCTATAACCTTATGAGCATCTCCATAAGCTTCCGCTGTATCTAAAGTACGAACACCCAAATCAAAAGCCTTATTTAAGATCTGACAACTAGTTTCAAAACTTAATTTACCGTTGGTATTATTAATACCATAATTTAGGCCCATTTGAACCGTTCCTAATATTAATTTATTATTCAATTTACAAAATATTAAAAATCTGTATTTTATTACCTACTTATAGCTGGCATTAATATCTTTTTTGAGTAATGAGATAACTATATTTATCAAAATAATTATCTGTTGCATCCAGTATTTTTCTGAATGATTCCAGATATATTTATCAAGAAGGTAATATAGTTTTGAGGAAGTAAAAATTTCATCATAGTTTTGCTTAAATGAAAACGTAGTAAACTCATTAATATACTTGTATATATTTCTAAAAGATTTTTCCAATAAAAAATCAACAATTACAGGAATTTCCCTATTTTTTTTTAAAACTCTATCGATTTCAGAAATAACTTTAAACAAAATATCTCGATCTATAACATAAAAACAAATCCAACGATGACTATATCAATAAATTTATCTTCAAAGGCATATAATTTATCTCCCGTGCCATGTATAAAATATACATCAGAAAAATGTTCTACCTCATACTTTATAGCATTCTTGAAGGATCAATTCCATAAACCTCACAACTACTATAGATAGACTTTAAAGCATTTATTCGATATCCTGCTGAAAATCCAATTTAAAGAATTTTATCCGGATTAAGATTATATTCTTTTATCAGAGTAATAACCCGGTCACGTTGAAAGGTATATTTTTCAATAACTTAGCGATTTCTTACAAACCAAGCATATGCCTTACTAGCAAGAAACGATTCTTTCTGATTATTTTTATTCAAAATAAGAGT
It encodes the following:
- a CDS encoding GNAT family N-acetyltransferase; this encodes MNSYKAFQKQIFSDDNYSIVPIRFEDRMDIMKWRNEQIYHLRQVKLLTIDDQNYYFENIVAKLFDQSKPDQILFSFLENEICIGYGGLVHINWNDKNAEISFVMNTELQKNNFKRYWSIYLGLIETFAFNEINLHKIYTYAFDLRPHLYEMLEDKGYKKEAVLTEHCFFDGGFIDVVIHSKFDSSIVKDELFLREANEDDVELLFIWANDQDVRKNSIVQDQIIWENHLAWFKKKINDSETKIFILSNKNKCFGQIRIDKVGSQWQIDYSIDHIYRGQGLGKEIVKHLLNKFNFKFKATVKKENYPSAKVFTHLGFKTLKSDNEDFLFFEY
- a CDS encoding aminotransferase class III-fold pyridoxal phosphate-dependent enzyme; its protein translation is MGTGQELYKKAKTLIPGGTMLLSKRPEMFLPDLWPSYFSKAKGCKIWDLDGKELLDMSIMGIGTNTLGYGNDEVDNAVLETVKKGNMTTLNCPEEVYLAEKLVELNPWADMVRFARSGGEANSIAIRIARAASGKDKVAICGYHGWHDWYLSANHNDGGDDLSGHLLAGLSPKGVPKNLKDTVYPFNYNNFEELLSIVNNNEIGVIKMEVLRNFGPEDNFLQKVRNLATERNIVLIFDECTSGFRETFGGIYQKFGVEPDIAMYGKTIGNGYALTAVVGKREVMEAAQNTFISSTFWTERIGSTAALATLKVMEEVKSWEIITATGNKMRNGWQRLADSYKLNISISGIPALSTYSFNSPDALSYKTFIAQEMLDKGFLASTNFYASTAQTEAHLESYFNALDEVYSSISKCEKGDLKIQDLLNGPVCHGGFKRLN
- a CDS encoding PIG-L deacetylase family protein, yielding MLEFLRNKKIMIVVAHPDDELLGLGATFHKLINEYNVQTHVVILGEGITSRADSRDIKAWERELAIHRDNIKKAQLAIGYHSTSIYDFPDNRFDSVALLDIIKTVEKEKKQFNPEVIFTHHGGDVNVDHQRTFESIITACRPMKDEKVKTIITFETPSGTEWRSPTDPRQFLPNLFFSVSESDLNAKIKGMESYEFERREYPHPRSPEALKIQAQRWGITIGTNFAEAFCLVRSIN
- a CDS encoding NAD-dependent epimerase/dehydratase family protein, whose translation is MQFKETILLLGGTGFIGKNIVDYILKNKQFLDYKIVVLSRSYQNNSEDRVEYVTGDYADKNRLISLFSKWNFTKVFHCATSTTPLSSGSNIIGDINGNLIATIGLLDVMKDFDCKNIVYLSSGGAVYGEKNLELISENEICYPLSSYGVVKLTIENYLRLYEKQYGINYLILRVSNPFGKFHTSEKQGIINIAIRRALRGQVIEVWGDGNQSKDYLFVDDLVKIIFNLLQQKCVNKTINIGSGKSHKLNDILNTIKIYLPNLEVKYLDSKLTDVKDFCLDISFMKSLIGFEASDFNQTIEKTIIWERLQL
- a CDS encoding polysaccharide biosynthesis protein yields the protein MQNTYTKNYIKIYFWQGVSLVLNFLSMFIVVPYLTSEPTIYGIYSVCISFSIFLAYADLGFMGAGQKYAAEYFAKGDEANEIKVIGFSIFILLIFLGLFSVGFFILSQQPEILVKGINTATQHKIASLLLLILAIFTPTTLLQRLLQMIFGIRMEDFIVQRTNILGSIIKIISVLWFFKKGNYDIVGYFLFTQVVNFVITVIALYIAKKKYNYNFKFLFYSIRFSKEIFKKTKGLAFASLFITISWILYYELDSVAIGKILGANQVAIYAIGLTVLSFFRSILGILFSPFNVRFNHFVGIGDENALKSFYLQIVSILAPVVVFPILVIAILSSSIVLTWVGNDYLQSIEVVQCLVLCNIFAFVTYPTNSMLIAKEKQKVLYFVNALLPFVFWTGIVFTVNFLGVKSFAIFKLVAFLVSALFLLRLMIIYLELDLLTAIKKIFVPMFLPVLILIMTAFFIRSYLPHEKSKMNLLIVALVMGCLIIMAFIIQFFSSRNFRMQIFKTIGWEGKL
- the pseI gene encoding pseudaminic acid synthase, with the protein product MKLGNIEINSESPVFIIAELSANHNGSLETALETIRAAKRAGANCIKLQTYTAETMTIDCDKDDFIIKGTIWDGQNLHKLYQEAYTPWEWHKELFLEAEKQGLICFSSPFDKTAVDFLEELNVPAYKIASFEITDIPLIEYVASKGKPIILSTGIAEQEDIELALEACRRMGNNDLALLKCTSSYPAPINEANMCMVKDLSERYGVISGLSDHTMGVTVPIVATCFGAKIIEKHFILDRAIGGPDASFSMNEEEFTEMVKAVREAESAIGVVDYTLTEKQAKGKDFSRSLYVVEDMKVGDVITEENVRSIRPGFGLHPKYFNDILGKVINVDLTKGERLNNKNID
- a CDS encoding glycosyltransferase, yielding MKILIFSDCYVYGGSERLMIFLLKNDFLNKNNTLLFAYRKHKDYEEGLRNENILDRKYNYPLFLLSNETLFLKINDVVKNGFVRKLIKIPFYLIEKVGLYFIWNLIRLMHFLLKVKPEIIHVNNGGYPAAKSCNIMVVANYLTVRTKVIYQVNNQARKRKTFLEKIYDAFINKNVVFFINASYKAKQQLIEKRNFDSDKILVVNNCVPLPNAKLNKAEIFELIKIPQDSFLIVEVAFLSERKGQKYLVEALKELFDKKLLSKEKVFCAFIGNGEDEEFLRNYINDLGLTSNIFLLGYRTNSEDFIMASDLFVLPSIKDEDMPLVILSALGYGKAIISTDFAGISQVIKSNFNGILIKNEIETFAHNLGIEILRLYNDKELRNQMGINAKETYVDYSPETYGIVLNKIYKRLYAI
- a CDS encoding DapH/DapD/GlmU-related protein: MKVIKNILGSIYHKILFFIFKYRALSKKNIIIDNTVKLYYNKENLNISNDVVIGAFTVIYAINSGHSSKKGLLKIGKNTSIGEFNNIRAAGGEITIGNNCLISQFVTIVASNHNIKKGENINGQGWDETRTDVFIGDDVWIGANCVILPGVKIANGSVIAAGSVVTKDVQDNSIMIGVPAKKIKDR
- a CDS encoding formyltransferase family protein; this encodes MNNYIVLSEKSWHKDLFNDLKKSFNNENWLLIDSKSDFNLDNLEKFKPSKIFIPHWSHIIPKEIYEKYECIVFHMTDLPFGRGGSPLQNLIVRGYKSTKISALRVEEGLDTGDIYLKESLELYGTAEEIFSRASLIIREMIFDIIQKELIATPQFGEVTEFTRRKPEDSNIIELTSLEETYDYIRMLDCEGYPKAFIENDSLKFEFDKAIFNETEKIITANVRIFKK